From Chryseobacterium joostei, the proteins below share one genomic window:
- a CDS encoding HPF/RaiA family ribosome-associated protein yields MKISVQSIGLTPHEPLESHIDKKVSKLDTFYDKIQECKIFLKVENNADKANKTAELILAVPGDDIVVKKTSASFEESLDLCVDTAKKLLIKKKEMA; encoded by the coding sequence ATGAAGATTTCAGTTCAATCAATTGGTTTAACACCACACGAACCACTAGAGTCACACATTGACAAAAAAGTTAGCAAATTAGATACATTCTATGACAAAATTCAAGAGTGTAAAATATTTCTAAAAGTAGAAAACAATGCTGATAAAGCCAATAAAACAGCTGAGCTTATTTTAGCCGTTCCAGGTGATGATATCGTGGTAAAGAAGACTTCTGCAAGTTTTGAAGAAAGTTTGGACCTTTGTGTTGATACAGCTAAAAAGCTACTAATCAAGAAAAAAGAAATGGCTTAG
- a CDS encoding tyrosine-type recombinase/integrase — MLDKFLEYLQFEKRYSPHTITSYKKDLDDFFHFYLRTESSEDVSKADKKIIRNFIVELSENNISKRSINRKLSSLRSFYLFLLKIGEIKVSPTEGISSLKFYAEKQIPMSKEEMGDLNDRVFGQVQDLLEKCIMEVLYQTGMRKAELCGLIFEHVDLNEYELKVVGKGNKERVIPISGDLSKLLKSYQEIRKPQTEYESYFFVNKKGKKLSEKFVYVVVNKYLSLITTKEKKSPHILRHSFATHVLDNGAEISKVKKILGHSSLASTQVYTNANIEQLKKVFNQAHPRASKKEEL, encoded by the coding sequence ATGCTGGATAAGTTCTTAGAATATCTACAATTCGAAAAGAGGTACTCACCTCACACCATTACAAGCTACAAAAAAGACCTTGATGACTTTTTTCATTTCTATCTCCGAACAGAGTCGTCTGAAGATGTAAGTAAGGCCGACAAGAAAATCATCAGAAATTTCATCGTTGAGCTAAGTGAAAACAATATTTCCAAAAGAAGTATCAACAGAAAGTTATCATCACTCCGAAGTTTTTATCTTTTCCTTTTAAAGATAGGCGAAATTAAGGTTTCTCCTACTGAGGGTATTTCTTCCCTGAAATTTTATGCAGAGAAGCAGATTCCTATGTCTAAGGAGGAAATGGGGGATCTGAATGACCGGGTATTCGGGCAGGTACAGGATTTGCTGGAAAAGTGCATCATGGAAGTCCTTTATCAAACCGGTATGAGAAAAGCAGAGCTTTGTGGCCTGATATTTGAGCATGTTGATTTAAACGAATATGAATTAAAAGTAGTCGGAAAAGGGAATAAAGAAAGGGTAATTCCTATTTCCGGGGATTTGTCTAAGCTTCTTAAAAGTTATCAGGAAATAAGAAAGCCTCAGACAGAATATGAATCATATTTTTTTGTAAATAAGAAAGGGAAAAAACTCAGCGAAAAATTTGTTTATGTGGTAGTTAATAAGTACCTTAGTCTTATAACAACGAAAGAAAAAAAAAGTCCTCACATCCTTCGTCATAGCTTTGCTACTCACGTATTGGATAATGGGGCGGAGATCTCCAAAGTAAAGAAAATATTAGGGCATTCCAGTCTTGCCAGTACTCAAGTCTATACGAATGCTAATATTGAACAATTGAAAAAAGTGTTTAATCAGGCTCACCCTCGAGCATCAAAAAAAGAAGAATTATGA
- the rpsU gene encoding 30S ribosomal protein S21, whose protein sequence is MLIIPVKDGESIDRALKKYKRKFDKTGTVRQLRSRQAFIKPSVTLRQSKLKAAYKQRALSKEEQA, encoded by the coding sequence ATGTTAATAATTCCAGTAAAAGATGGTGAATCCATCGACAGAGCTTTAAAAAAATACAAGAGAAAATTTGATAAAACAGGTACTGTTCGTCAATTAAGATCTAGACAAGCGTTTATCAAGCCTTCTGTAACTTTGAGACAATCTAAGTTAAAAGCTGCTTACAAACAAAGAGCACTTAGCAAGGAAGAGCAGGCTTAA